The DNA window TAAAAGAAAAAAAAGAAAATGAAATATTTTCTATATATCCTAAAGACTTAATGGGTTTTTCAGAAAAAAACCTATCAAATAGAGAAATAACAGAGATTTTAAACTCTTTTGAAGAGAAATTTTTCAAAGCAGATTTTACAATAATTGTAAAAGATGAAGTTAGAAACTTAATCGGAAAAATGCGAGTAAATTTATTTAATCATTTTGTAATATGGAAAGAAACTCGCACTGATTGGGATATGGAAATAGGCGATGGACTTTTTTGGCAAGAATTTACTAGAATTGATATAGAAGTTAATAAGCATTTTGAATATCTTGTTAATCAACTCACAGCTAATTTTACATCTTTTGAATTAGCAGAATTTATCGCATTAAGCGGTAAATATACAAAAACACTTTACCGCCTTTTAAAACAATATAGAACAACGGGAACAGCTTATTTTGAGTGGGAAGAGTTTTGTAGAATTATGGATATACCCGAAAAACTTGCAATGTGCGATATTGACAAAAGAATTTTAAAACCTGCTATAAAAGAACTAACAAAAGAACGCACCTTGTTTGATCAGGTGCGTATCCCTTTTAAAAATCTATCTTTTGAGAAAAAGAAAATTAGTGCTAGGGGGCGGGGCGGAAAAGTTGTAGGTATTGAATTTACTTTCAAACCCGAAAACATTACAATACAAAAAATTGAAAATGAAGCGATAAAGAATGCAAGCGATGAAGAAAAAATCTTAATGACTTGTAACAAATTATGTCAATCAAAAATTAGATTTAGGTATGAAGAAAAAATTTACCAAAGTAACTCTTTTGATTTTTACGATTTTACTTTTAACGCAGCGGAGTTGCAAGAAGATGAATTTGGAAATTTAATTCCACGCAATACTAGAATTTTCAAATGCAAAAATGAAGAAGACTTTTTTAAATTAATTAAATTATTTACAAGCAATATCTATTGAATTACTTTCTCCCTTTTTTCTTTTTATTTGAGCTTGCCGAAAATAAAAAGCAAACTAGCCCTTAATCTTTAAGGTGTCTAGTTTGCAAACTAGACACCCTTAAAA is part of the Campylobacter sp. CNRCH_2014_0184h genome and encodes:
- a CDS encoding replication initiation protein, with protein sequence MSEIVKYHNDFNKIKLPSFTEQEQNLLCFLLTKIKEKKENEIFSIYPKDLMGFSEKNLSNREITEILNSFEEKFFKADFTIIVKDEVRNLIGKMRVNLFNHFVIWKETRTDWDMEIGDGLFWQEFTRIDIEVNKHFEYLVNQLTANFTSFELAEFIALSGKYTKTLYRLLKQYRTTGTAYFEWEEFCRIMDIPEKLAMCDIDKRILKPAIKELTKERTLFDQVRIPFKNLSFEKKKISARGRGGKVVGIEFTFKPENITIQKIENEAIKNASDEEKILMTCNKLCQSKIRFRYEEKIYQSNSFDFYDFTFNAAELQEDEFGNLIPRNTRIFKCKNEEDFFKLIKLFTSNIY